Proteins encoded within one genomic window of Bemisia tabaci chromosome 2, PGI_BMITA_v3:
- the LOC109040118 gene encoding tetratricopeptide repeat protein 36 homolog produces MTTGISDNDRAVLNAILNPNLPMSTPNDEELMLRDTSESEQLTPSICEAKERELEGIKKAEMGELDDSIRLLTESIDIASRASAFNNRAQVHRLKGDTSAAMQDLRTAIDLSKGTGRAGCQAFCQRGILYLCQGKDSLAKQDFESAAKLGSQFAKTQLVQMNPYAAMCNQMLHQIVQMQFFPPSQE; encoded by the exons ATGACGACAGGAATTAGTGACAATGACAGAGCCGTCCTCAACGCCATATTAAATCCGAACCTACCTATGTCAACACCGAACGACGAGGAACTTATGTTAAGAGACACCA GCGAAAGCGAGCAACTGACACCTTCAATATGTGAGGCAAAAGAAAGAGAACtagaaggaataaaaaaagcCGAAATGGGTGAGCTtgatgattcaatcagactgcTAACCGAATCCATTGATATTGCATCCAGAGCTTCGGCATTTAACAATAGGGCCCAAGTTCATCGATTAAAAGGAGATACATCTG CGGCAATGCAGGATCTGAGAACTGCAATAGATTTGAGTAAAGGAACTGGGCGTGCAGGCTGCCAGGCATTCTGTCAAAGAGGGATTTTGTACCTCTGTCAAGGCAAAGATTCTCTGGCCAAACAGGATTTTGAATCTGCAGCAAAGCTTGGAAGTCAGTTTGCCAAAACTCAG CTTGTGCAAATGAATCCATACGCTGCAATGTGCAATCAGATGTTGCATCAAATAgttcaaatgcaattttttccacCTTCACAAGAATGA